A single window of Oreochromis aureus strain Israel breed Guangdong linkage group 5, ZZ_aureus, whole genome shotgun sequence DNA harbors:
- the rpl29 gene encoding 60S ribosomal protein L29 yields the protein MAKSKNHTTHNQSRKHHRNGIKKPRSQRYESLKGVDPKFLRNMRFAKKHNKKGLKAARKAAMEK from the exons ATGGCCAAGTCTAAGAACCACACAACCCACAACCAGT CTCGGAAACACCACAGGAATGGCATCAAGAAGCCACGATCACAGCGATATGAATCTCTGAAGGGG GTGGACCCCAAGTTCCTGAGGAATATGCGCTTTGCTAAGAAGCACAACAAGAAGGGCTTGAAGGCAGCACGGAAGGCCGCTATGGAGAAATAA